The Scyliorhinus canicula unplaced genomic scaffold, sScyCan1.1, whole genome shotgun sequence genomic interval CAGATCCCCAaaacattaacctgggtctctggattactcgcccagtaacaataccattacgccactgccCAGCCACATagtcttggcagaatatgatgtcttgtaacttctcaaaattataaagtaatttattttttcaaacaaattctgatagctctgcagtttctggaaacattttggttgatagtgttaatttttaaaataaatatctaGTCTTTGCAATATAATTACCTGATACACTAATTCACTAATGATAATCAATGTTCACTACTGAATAATCATGAATTTAATTGTTGTTTTTTGCTGTGAAACCAATGCatagttaatatagaaaaggtacagaaggggAAATGGATGCAGGATGCCACGTGttagaggtataaaagggcttccttgaccttgttaccaatgacagtgaatacactatggaaataacaattttaaaacaaaatgtgattacacatgcgtacttacagtttcctacattacaacagtgaatatgtttCTAAAGTATTCCATATTTGAGGTCTAGTGGTAGtgagaggttttatagaaatgtacatttgttctaattgtCCGCAAACGAGGATATATTACACTAGGTGTCCTCACCAAAATCACTGATAAagattgagtcttaattttgtgtaataaccacggcattgacaccattttgaatactctgtgaaaccccagacacaccatatgcacaattatttgttgtaaaacacagcgagttgttgtgatttggaatgcactgtcgatAAATGGTGCCAGAATCTCAATACgctgtaacttccaaaagggaatttcatgcattctgaaaaagaaaacaaccTAGCCGAActatgggattaaatgggtcgctgAACAAAGAGCTGGAATGgggaaaatgggccaaatagactcctctgtgctccAGGAGCCTTGTGTACATGAAAAGtgatggtaatgacctggaacctactgcttatgagggtaggagatgcagagatgatggaATGATTTCAATacgaaattggatgggcactgaGATAAATAAaccctccctccagatgctgtgatcgcaggagagaaattcagctgctccagtcactgcaactaactggagtccctcatctctggtgtTATTCTCATAAATGTTCTCAATATCGTCTCtaagaacttcacatctttcctaaagtgtggggcccatatATAGGGGTCCTTccaagagggatagaattgaaaagcatggAGGAAATGTTCACCTTGTTTAGAACCAGGGTTAGCCTGCACTGGGAGCActgtcaacattggtgatctccatttggaaaaaggaaagagaggcactggataaggtgcaacaaagattcataatatacagaattgagagcatttaacacccaggaaaggctggggctgcttttttctggaaaagagaagactgatgggtaaCCTGATGGAAATCTTTAACATTATGAAGAAgctcaataatccaataggaatttcagtagaaacctctttacccagcgagtggtgagaatgtggaacactcccacagcgagtggttgagatgaacagcatgaatccattgaacgtaaagctagatacatacatgagggagaaagaataGGAGATGCTGAGGGGGGGGatgtagaggggtgggtggatcatgtggagcataaatactgacacagaccatggctaacctcagccggtatggaaatttaacctgtgctgttggtgtcactcagcacaaaccagccatccagccaactgagctaaccaatccctgtgtaaatctgtaataattccttaaagaTTAGTGATTGCCAGTCTCCCACCGTACTATTTAATGTAGTTTCCCTgtgcacctcagacaacttgcccctcataccctaaTAAATTTCTTCTGTGAGGCACCAAGATTAATTAAACAAAAGACCCATGTAACCACcacagcccatcttcatggcaatgtggcatgattttgggggtttccaaacagagatggtaatgaaacatcttctaacctccaaacaccctttcactccttgtgaaatgtgaaaccagattaggaggggaatgtgcaacaagacctgggtatcctcaTACACGTCACTGAAGGAAaacagcagctccagcaggtggcaaagaaggcaaatggtattctagccttcattgcgagcagattagagtacaggagcaggaatatcttgctGCAATCTAAAGGGCCTTGGcgagaccatacctggaatattgtgagcagttttggtctccttctctgaggaaggatcttcttgctccagagggagtgcagcgaaggtttaccagactgattcctgggatggtgggactgacgtacgagagattgaatcagttaggattgtattcgctggaattcagaagaatgggggatctcatagaaacctataatattctaacacgacttaacagggtagatgcaggaaagattatCCTGATGGtgggaaccagaggtcacagtctgaagatacggggtagaccatttaggatagagatgaggagaaacatcttcaaccagagagtggtgagtctgtggaatttgttaccacaggaaatagttgaggccaatacattgtatgttttcaggaaacagttagatatagcacttagggttaAGGGAATCAGAGGATATGGACGGAAAGTGGGattagctattgagttggatgataagccatgatcataatgaatggcagagcaggtgctAAGGGCAAAAtggtctcttcctgctcctattatcTATGTaaacccttcccacactaagaacaggtgaatggtttctcccgagtgtgaacttgctggtgtctccgAAGGTTGGATGAatgaataaatcccttcccacactgagagcaggtgaatggcctctccccagtgtgaactcgctgatgtctctgcagactggataaccaagtgaatcccttcccacactgagagcaggtgaatggtctctccccagtgtgaactcgctggtgtgactgcaggttggatgaatgaatgaatccctccccacactgagggcaggtgaatggcctctccccagtgtgaacttgttggtgtgtctgcaggttggttaactgtgtgaatcccttcccacactgagagcaggtgaatggcctctccccagtgtgaactcgctggtgtgtctgcagactggataactgagtgaatcccttcccacactgagagcaggtgaatggcctctccccagtgtgaattcgctgatgtctcagcagggtggatgaatcaatgaatcccttcccacaccgagagcaggtgaatggcctctccccagtgtgaattcgctgatgtctcagcaaggtggatgaatcaatgaatcccttcccacactgagagcaggtgaatggcctctccccagcgtGAACtctctgatgtctctgcagggtggataactgcgtgaatcccttcccacactgacagcaggtgaatggcctctccccagtgtgaatttgctgatgttTCCACAGGTTGCATGAATtaatgaatctcttcccacactgagagcagatgaatggcctttccccagtgtgaactcgctgatgtctccgcagggtggataaatcaatgaatcccttcccacactgagagcaggtgaacggcctctccccagtgtgaactcgctggtgcgtctgcagactggataactgagtgaatcccttcccacacacggagcaggtgaatagtctctccccagtgtgaatttgttgatgtctctgcaggctggataactgagtgaatccctgcccacactgagagcaggtgaacggcctatccccaatgtgactgcgtcgatgagtctccAGCTCTGATGGGACTCTGTATCCCTTCCCAGAGTCCCCGCATATCGATGGTTTTTCCatattttgggtctcctcgtgtctctccaggttggacaatcagtggaagccttATCTGCTCACAGAAGGTGTGCACCttgtctcctcactgtgaatggtgtgatgttttttcaggctgtgtaactggtttaagctctttccacagtcagctcactggaacactctcactggggtgtgtgttgtgtgggtctcggtgcttttctagTCACGCTCACATTTAAATCTTTTGAAGTAGACAGattggacaaacatttctccttctcgccgatgatattcagagcccgatgatattcagatcagaaggaatcgagtgagtttgtcacatcgagacgtgatgtttgagatttctgtcaataattcctcctcttccaatatcctttaaaaacaatttacaaaagtcatcagtcagtacaggatagaaattcagagctGACAATTCGAGTtcctctctcgttctccaaaagctgtaaatctccatcccactctccctccattctcactctgctgtatctaatattcaccctcccaattctcctgaaggtgctgattcatgctgattgacagatccaagctcagctcactgcttcctgaccaggacacagagattagaatcGGAGCAaagatgactggaaatctataacgtAGCTACAGTCTTGTATTACAAGACAAGAAATAATAATATTTACTTTATTACAAACTGTAAATAATATATCCAATCTGTACCATGTAACAACACtagacatatctctgtccattattaatttaatcatccttaaatgtcagccatctcctggggaacccatccctttaattgtgaacattaggaacttAAGGaacttttttgaaataaatttacagtaattaaggtgcaatttagcgtggcgaatccgtctgccctgtacatctttgggttgtggagctgagacccatgcagaaacacggagaatgtgcaaactccacatggacagtgacccggggccgggatcgaactcgggtccttagcgccgtgaggcagcagtgctaagcaccatGCTTTTTGTCagtcaaataaatgtgtcaacctGTTAAGGCAATAttgttcaaacttttttttccgggaacccatttttacaaccggccaaccttcgggatccaacccggccgatcttcgtgagctacaccggccgaccttcgcagccgaagccggctgaccttcgcgacccactatttcctcttatcttgtttgctgctgacaacatGGAGGAAtctcaatcgcgcccaaagcacgtgatgtcaATGTTCAGTGACTCAACACTGGTCGCGCCCtcgactttgacaatgcctgtgtTAAGAAGATGGGTGTGAGGAGTTGGAACCACTTTGTGAAGCCGCGAatcttattggaattttttttttcccaattaagggccaaattAGCGTGGTTCCAGGTTGGGCTCAAATCATCAATGAGAACTCTGATCTGTgggaaggaaggaaaccctggcaggtgggcggggaggattcacaaacacccgctggaggccccaaacctccaataagacccattgattttattgtcagtctgcagacaggagctggagaactgaacccaggcagaggagagggagggagaaaactgggaatggaggaaagaaatggtgcagatggtgagatgggctTGGATTTCAgtgcagggagagtgtgagagacgggaaaaaatgttccagagaaactagaattgtctgttcagaatttctattgtGTACTGATAGTGatgacttttatttttttaattacaaaaaacataaatttagagtacccatttctttttttcccccaattaaagagtacttttagcgtggccaatgcacctaccctgcacatctttttggattgtgggggtgagacacacgcagtcatggggagaatgtgcaaactccatacggacagcgacccggggccagggtcaaacccgggtcctcggctaaccactgagccaccgtaccTGCCCCTAATGACTTttataaactccttttacaggatattacaaggggaggatttacagatggaaactcaaatcaaacttcacatcaagatttaacagagtcactccattcatcaggacctgaatatcattggcccgtgattccagcatccgcagaaatttgcttttatttcagcaaAATGTTTgtctggtctttctgcaggaaaaGATTTTCATGATCAGTGTGACTGAAAAATACCCGATACACACTCGAGTgaaagtgttccagtgaactgcctgtggaaagagcttttacCAGTTAAACAGTctgaaaaaaacatcacaccattcagagCAGGGAGAGATCGTGCACATGCTCTCTGTGGGGACAAGACAGAAACTAATCGTCAAACGTGGAAagggacaaggacaccagcagcatgctgaaaccatggaaatgtggggacaatgggaagggattcagatccccATGTGAGCTGGAGATTCATCACCATAGTCATACCGGCTACAGACCATTCAACTGTTCTAAATATGGGAAGGGACTCACTCAGTTATCCGagtgaggatttaccaggatgtgggagcCGAGCTGGTGAGGAAGCGAGTGGCCTTTAATAAGGTTCAGGCTGCTCTGTGTAAGGAAGGAGTTTGATTCAGGGtggtatacccggcaaagctgcAGCTCATATATGAGTCCAAAGACTTCCATTTTGATAGACCGCAGGAGGCAAACACTGTAAAGCATGGACTGGGGTCCAGTTATCTGTATCGGACAAGATCTACGTTTACAGTGGGTGTTGTGATATCCTCTATatagtttttgatattttgtgataAAATCTGTTTTTCTGTTCGGGGATGAAGGGAGATTTTCTTTATGAAGCACAATGTAGAcatatgggggggggtgggaagatggGTGAGCTACCTGATGACTAAAGAACTGTTTGTGTTTTACTCTGCGAGTGTATGGGTGCGTGTgaggcagccatcttgggtggacTCTTGGCCTGTACATTTTGAAGATTTACTGGATAGTCCCTCATGGCTGATTccgtaatggggaggggggggggggggtggcagaccCCTGATTCAGCTGGTCACCTGGAGCATTAGCAGATGATTTGGACCAGTGAAGAGGTGGAGGGTTTTCGCTCACCTAAAGAATCTAAATGCTGGTGTGATGTTCTTGCAGGAGAGTCACTTgcgggttagagatcagaccggactgcggagcggggagccaagtgtttcactcgggctttgactaagggttagagatcagaccggactgcggagcggggagccaagtgtttcactcgggctttgactaagggttagagatcagaccggactgcggagcggggagccaagtgtttcactcgggctttgactaagggttagagatcagaccggactgcggagcggggagccaagtgtttcactcgggctttgactaagggttagagatcagaccgggctgcggagcggggagccaagtgtttcactcgggctttgacggaGGGTTTGAGGTgctgcaattctaatcaataAACCGGCCCCTCTTTCAGTC includes:
- the LOC119961610 gene encoding gastrula zinc finger protein XlCGF26.1-like yields the protein MEKPSICGDSGKGYRVPSELETHRRSHIGDRPFTCSQCGQGFTQLSSLQRHQQIHTGERLFTCSVCGKGFTQLSSLQTHQRVHTGERPFTCSQCGKGFIDLSTLRRHQRVHTGERPFICSQCGKRFINSCNLWKHQQIHTGERPFTCCQCGKGFTQLSTLQRHQRVHAGERPFTCSQCGKGFIDSSTLLRHQRIHTGERPFTCSRCGKGFIDSSTLLRHQRIHTGERPFTCSQCGKGFTQLSSLQTHQRVHTGERPFTCSQCGKGFTQLTNLQTHQQVHTGERPFTCPQCGEGFIHSSNLQSHQRVHTGERPFTCSQCGKGFTWLSSLQRHQRVHTGERPFTCSQCGKGFIHSSNLRRHQQVHTREKPFLEKHRVTDTHTMGKPWKCGDCGKGFGSPSELETHRRTHTGEKPFICSQCEKGFSTLSNLRTHQRAHSEVPLFICSECGKGFTTSFNLCTHQQVHTGEKPFTCSVCLKAFGCQYNLQRHQQVHTEERPFTCSVCGKGFTQLSHLQKHQRVHTGERPFTCSVCGKGFTDSSNLLAHQRVHTDEKPFICSLCGKGFRSTAHLQKHQRVHKSLQGLDSAAVAAVNHIQD